CAGGTGGACGAACGAGACCAGGCTCAGGATCACGTAGTTCCGGGGCGTCGCGGTGGCGAGATCCGCCGGCCCGCCGACCGGCTCGGAGACGGTGAGCAGGAACTCGAGGGCCGTCTCGGCGGCGAGGAAGGCGATGAACACCACGCCGGCTGCGGCGGCGAGCCGGAACGAGGCGAGCGAGTACAGCAGCAGTTCGCGCGAGTCGAGCCGGAAGAGGAGCTTCGGCCGGTACTCCGCCACGAAGTCGTCGACCGCCGCCTCGTCAGCCCGTTCGGCGAGCCGACCGTCGTCGGGCCCTTCGTCCCACTCGACCTCGCCGAATTCGTCGGCGGCCTCGGAGTCTACGTCGACGGCCTCGAAGTCTGTGTCCGCGCTGACGGTATCGGCCTCGGTGTCCGTGGTCTCGGCGTCTACTCCCTCGAGGTCCGCCTCGTCGATTCGGTCGGCGTCGGCGTCCTCGAGGGTGGTCTCCTCGGCGTCGACGTCGGCTGGCGCTTCGTCGGTTTCGTCTTGCGCGCCGGTGGCCGCCTGTCTGGCGTTCCGACGCCGGGCTTTCGACTCGGCCGTTCGCCGCCGAATTTCGCGCTGGAGGCGGTCGGCTTCGTCCTCGCTCACGAAGTTGAGCACCGCTTCGGTCGCGCCGCCGCCGGCGGTCTCGACGTTGACGACGGCGAGGCCGAACAGCCGGAAGACGACGCCCTGTCTGACGTCGACGTTCTGAACCCGGTGGTACGGAATCTCCCGATCCCGGCGGGAGAAGACCCCCGAGGCCAGGTCGAACGTGTCCGCGGTGAGTTCGTACTCGAACCGGGAGTAGTAGGTGATCCCGTAGGCCGCCCCGAGGGCGAACCCGAGTGGCGCGGCGACGACTGTCCAGCCGCCGCTGACGAGGTCGAAGACAGCCGCGAGGACCGTGACGAGCACGAACGCGAGGAACGCACCCGATACCCCCCGGTTGAGCGCCATCATGACGGCAGTCAGCGGGTGGAGTCGGTTCATACCGCGTCGCCACCCTCGCTCTCGACGGCGAGGTCTCGGAGCGTGTCCTGAAGCTTTCGCGCCCGATCGGGCGTCAGCCCCGGGATCCTGACGTCGGCGTTGCGCGAGCCCGCCGTGTAGACGACGACGCTCGAGAGCCCGAGCGCGCGCTCTATGGGTCCAAACCGGGTGTCGACGTGCTGGACGCGCACGAACGGGACGGACGTCTCGACGAACGTGATCACGCCCCGCTCGAGGTAGAGGGAGTCCTCCTGGAGTTCGAAGCGCCACTTCTGGTAGAGGCGGACGGCGTAGGTGACGCCAAGGAGCAAGACGAGCGCCCCCGCACCGAGCGGGAGGGCGATCGGCAACGAGTAGAGCTGGCCGTCGACCCCCGCGAGAACGACGCCGAGAACGATCGCGCCGAGCGCTGCCTGCGCGATCCAGAGGACCCTGATCCGTGGATTCAGCGATTCCATACCTGAATTGTATCAACAACAGACGATAAAGCCCCGGTTCTCGGTCGTTCGGTGCGTTCGGTTTCGATCCGGCCTAGTACTCTTCGTACTCTTCGGGGGTGTACGTCGAGAGCTCGAGGGCGTGGATGTCGGTGGTCATGTGTTCGCCCAGCGCATCGTACACCAGCTGGTGTTGGGAAACCAGCGTGAGTCCCTCGAACGCAGGCGAGACGACCGTCGCCGCGAGGTGGTCGTCGTCGTGTTTGTCTCGAGCGCGCGTGACGGTCGCCTCGGCGTCCTCGAGTTCGGCCTCGATGAGTCGCTCGACGTCTTCGGGTGTCATACCGGGACCGTGGTGGGCTCGGCCCAAAAGCGCCGCGGTCCCGGACGAATCGACCGCCGGGTTTAAGCGCTCTGCCGACGCGGTCGCCGACATGTCACTCGCAGCTGAGACGCGCCGAGCCGTCGAGGAGCACCCGTTTCTCGTCGTAGCGCTCCGGGCAGGCGTCGTCAACTACACCGCCGCCGCCCGCTTTCTCGAGGTCGACGGCGAGGTTGACGGCGAGGTCGACGCCGTCGCGACGGCGCTCCGGCGGTACGCCGAGGAGCTGCCCGACTACGAGACGGGCGCGGCCGACGCCCGCGTCTCGATGCAGAGCGGGATCGAGCCGGTCGACGAGCTCGAGGACGCCCTGCTGGTCGTCGGCGGGACGGCGTTCGGCCCCGGAGACGGGAGTCGGACGGCCATCGTCGCCACGGGGGCCGTCGACGCGTCGGCGCTCGCCGCGACGATCCAGGCGCTCGAACTCGAAGGAACCGACGTCCTCGCCGCGGGCGTCGGCACGGAGGCGATGGTCGTCGTCGTCGACCGACTCGACGGGGCGACCGCGGTCCGGGCAGTCGAGCGAGCGCTCGAGGGGGTACCACGGCTCGCTCGGGACTGACGGTCGGTCGCCTCGAGGCGTCAACAAACGGTTTAATGTTCGCCCGCGGGTAGAGGCGGGCAATGACCCTGCACGTGACGAACACGTTGACGGGCGAGAAGGAGCCGTTCGAGCCACAGGACCCCGACGACGTCTTGCTCTACTACTGTGGCCTGACGGTCTCTGACCCGCCTCACCTCGGCCACGCCCGCTCGTGGGTGCACGTCGACGTGATGCACCGCTGGCTCGAACACCTCGGCTACGGCGTCCGCCACGTCGAGAACTTCACGGACGTCAACGAGAAGATCGTCGCCCGCGTCGGCCAGGACGACCTGGGCGAGTCCGAAGCCGAAGTCGCCCGCACCTACGTCAGGGAGACGCTCGCCGCGATGCGGTCGCTCAACCTGCTCCGGGCGACGGTCTACCCGCGCGTCTCAGAGCACGTCCCCGAAATCATCGAGCTGATCGAGACGCTGGTCGAGTCGGGTTACGCCTACGAGTCGAACGGCTCGGTCTACTTCGACGTGACTCGCTTTTCGGAGTACGGCAAGCTCTCGAACCAGGACCTCGAGGAGATCGAGTCCCAGGGTGATCCCGACGAGCGATCGGAAAAGCGCCACCCGGCGGACTTCGCGCTCTGGAAGGCCGGCGGCGTCGATCCCGAGGCCGTCCGCGAGCACGCCAAAGGAGCCGTCTGGGAGCGCCCGCCAGAGGGCCAGACCTGGGACTCGCCGTGGGGTGCGGGCCGACCCGGCTGGCACATCGAGTGCTCGGCGATGAGCATGACCCACCTCGGGGAAACCTTAGACGTCCACGTCGGCGGCCGGGACCTCGTCTTCCCCCACCACGAGAACGAGATCGCCCAGTCTGAGGCCGCCACCGGCCAGCCGTTTGCGACGTACTGGCTGCACTGTGAGCTGTTCCAGATGGACGAGGAGAAGATGTCCTCGAGTCTGGGCAACTTCGTCACCGTCGCCGACGCGGTCGAGGGGTGGGGCGCCAACGTCCTCCGAACGTTCCTCACCGCCGGTTCCTACAACAGCCAGCAGCTCTACTCTGACGAGACGATCGCCGAGGCGAAAGAGCGGTGGGAACGACTCGAGCGCGCCCACGAACGCGCGACCGCGGCTATCGACTCCCCCGACGCGGGGACGAAGGTCGAAGCCGCCGCGCTCAGAGAAACCGTCGAGACGGCTCGTGAGTCGTTCACCGACGCGATGAACGACGACTTCAACACCCGCGAGGCCCAGTCCGCGCTGCTCGAGGTCGCCGCCGCGGTCAACCGCCACGTCGACGCCGAGGAGTACGACTACCGCGGCCTCCGGCGGGCGGTCGAGACGCTCGAGGAACTCGGCTGGGTGCTCGGCCTCGCTTTCGACGGCGATTCGACCGGGCAGGCCGACCTCGCCGGCGACGTCGTCGACCTCGTCCTCGAGATCCGCGAGGACGAGCGGACGGCGGGCAACTACGAGCGAGCCGACGCGTTGCGCGACGAACTCGAGGCCCTCGGCGTCGAGGTGCAAGACACCGACGAGGGGCCGACCTACCGGCTCCCGTCGGACGGCTGATCCCGCGTTCCAAGATCGGTCAGTACAGGCGAAGCGTCTGTCGTTCAGCAGACATCTATATCACGGTGAACACCTCACTTTCATCTGAATGACCGCCCTCCACACGCTTCAAAATCGAATCCGTCCGGGAATTTTATTAGTTATAGTGGCAATTGTCGGGGCTGGCACCTACTTTGAATTCGTGTATTTTGGACCGCCCACTCTCTATACAGTCGTGCTTTGGCTCATCGTCGTACCCATGTTGCTCACAGCGACAGTTTCAGGTATTCGAAACGATCCGCTCTACCAGCCGGTTATGTATGGCGTATTTATCGCAATCGGCGTCCTACAATATCTTGACGGAAATTGGTTCCTTCTCGCTGGGCTACTCATCCTTTACGGAGTTATCGGGCTGGGCTTTGAACTTCGTAATCGAAGCGACTCATGATATCCACGTCCACAGTACTGGCTTTGCAGACTAGTTCTCACGGCTAGTTCAGGACAGCTATGGCGGAATAGACGTAATCTCTATGCTGCACTAATTCTCTGGATGTTGTACGCCGCTTGAGACACTTGATATATGGGTCGAGCGAGATGTGCCGGAGACAGGGCGCGAGTCTTGCACGGCAACTCGATTTGTTCGAAGTAGCTGAGAGCGGTCAAGACTGGGTGTACACCTACCACAACAAGTAACAACCCATACACAATCTATCAAAACCCGGTGTAAAATGGGGAAGAGTTATTCGACGGATAAAATAAATGAATAGCAACACATCCGAGATGCCTCTAATCATTTTATCACGACCGGCCAAACGTCGGATTGGGAAGTAAAGAGGTAGTACAAAGATGCACGAGGAATACCGGAAGATTCTCCAGAACAAGAGCACGCGTCGGTTCTTCGTTGAGTTGCTCGTAGTGATGACACTACTCGTCGCCTTCTTGCAGTTCGTCGTCGAGCCGTTTTTGCTCTCCCGGTTTCCGTCAATTTTCCCCTCGCCCTGGTCCCCGAGTGGGCCGCCGCAGGCGTGGATGCAGGATACCCGTATCGGGTGGTTCAAATTGGTTCTCGGTGCGCTACTGCTCGGTCCGTACATGTACTACCGGATCTATCGTACCGACCTCGGTGAGGACATGCTGGCGGTCTTCGACGAGGGGCGTTGATCGTCCGAGTACATGTCGGGGTCCAGTTATGTTTCCCCGAACGCTGATGCGGCCGGTAAGCGTCTCTGTTCAGAGCGGGCGATCAGTTCTGTAGATCAGTGGAATTGATTCGCCCCGTTTGACACACAAAAGTTGTCTGGGTGTAAATGTGAACAGACCGCTCCACCAGGCTGTATTTACACGTCCGTACTGATAACGAGCGAATCAGCAACAGGCTCGAGTCACACGAGCGAAGAGCCGACCTCGGGCCACCGATGGCGGGCGACAGTAGTTCGGTCACAACCCGAGCGCCGCCACGAGCGGGATCCCGCTGGCGAGCGCCCCGAGCAGGTAGCCGCCGATCGCACCGCCGTTGAGCAGCGGGAGTCCGGCGTGGGCTCGTCCCTGTAACACCATGTACATGAGCACGAGCAGGCCGGCGATCGTGCCGACCATCGCACCGAGCGCCGGGAGGTTGAGCGCGATCATCGGGACGTCGATCGCCGGCACGTCGACGAACGACGCCGCGCTGGCGACGAGGATCGTCGGGATCACCGCGTCGCCCAGCCCGATGAACAGCGCGTCACGCTCGCGGTCGCCGTGTTCCTTCGAGGGCTCGTCGAGGTCGTCGGCGTCGTGGCCACGGTCGCCGGGGGTGTGCTCGTCCTCGAGATCGCCGGCTCCCGCACTCTCTCGGTGGCTGCCGTCACCCGCACTCGAGGTGGTTCGCTCCTCGACGATTCCCTCGGTGCTCTCCGGGTCGAGGTGGGTGTACGAGAGGGTCGTGGGGACGACCAGCACGACGGGGATTCGGAGGTCCATCACGCCGCCGGCGAGGGTGAGCATGTGCTTGGTCTTGTAGACGCTGATGGCGTCGTAGACGGCGAGCGCGGCTAGCAAGAGGATCGCCGGGAAGAGTCCGAAGCTGATGCCGAATAAGCCGGCGGCACCGGCACCGATCAGGACGCCGGCGAGGTCGATGACGTACCACTCGGGGTAGACGAGCAGCCCCGCGCCGACGGCGAGGGAGGCGACGACGGCGAGGAGGTTCACGCCGGCGTAGCTGACCACCGGCGGGATCACCTCGCCGAAGACGAACCAGGCGAGCATCACACTCACCCCGATGATCAGGCCGCGAATCAGCCACTGGGCGTCGTAGCGAAACGCCGCGAGCATGAAGCCCGTCGCGACGAGGATGATCAGCAGGTAGAGCAGGCTGTTGGTCGGGTCCTGGGGGTCTTCGACGGCCTGGTAGTCGGCCTCCTGGAACGGCTCGACCAGCGCGAGCGCGCCCAGCTGGACGCCGAGAAACAGACAGACCGTCAGAAAGACGGCGGCGAGAATTCGACTCCGATCGTTCATGACGCCGGATTGTCGGTCGGCTCGTATCGGTGTTGCGCTCTTCGTTCGACACCGTCCGGCTCGGCCGTCCCCAGCGCACAGTGACTGGCTCGAGCGATCATCGCGCGTACAGCGTTTCACCGACCAGCGCGGGCAGGTGGACGTCGTCGTTCGGCGTCACTGCCAGATACGGTCGTTCGACGGGGCCGAAGACGTCGACGACGCGACCGACTTCGGCGAGCGAATCGTCGAGCACCATCGTCCCGATCGACGCGGGATCGTCTCCGGCCGCCCGGAGAATCGCCAGCCCCTGGGCGACCCGGACGACCTGTCCAACTCGATACATCACTCTCGCATCGCCAGGACGTACGCGGCGACGGCCTGAACGAGATCGTTCTTCGTCGAGTCGTGGGCGCCGCGGACGACGACTCGGCCGCGTTCACGCCAGGGCTCTCTCGAGTACGCCTTGTCCCGTTCGATCGTGACGTCGTAGCCGATCTGCTGGACGGCTTTTGCGATTTCGTCGACCGTCGGCTCCTCGACTGCCAGTTCCTCCGGGACGCGTCGTCCCTCGGCCCGTGAGCAGTCCACATCGAGATAGGCGGGCCAGATGACGTTCTCGACCATGACTCGACCTGTGCGGTCAGGTGAGTAAACGCTTTTCAAAAGAGATGACCGCCGTTACCGGCCTCGAAGGAGGACGCAACCGGCGACGAGCAGCGACGCGATCGCGACCGGGACACCGAATCCGGGCACGGAGTCGTCGTCGCTCTCGATGCCGTCTTCGTCGTCACTCGCATCTCCGCTCTCCTCGTCGCTCGAGTCGTCACGTTCCTCCTGGCTCTCGTCGTCGCTCGCGTCATCTCCGGGGTCCGTCGCCTCGAGTTCGTCACTCGCCTGCTGGTAGGCCTCCGGGTGGACCGCTTCGACGATCTCCACGACGACGGCGACGATCTGCGGTGCGGGCTGGTTGATCTGGTTGTCGTCGACGGTGACGAAATTACCCTCCTGATAGGCGGTCGTCGCCTGAACTGCCTCGGCGACTGGCGGTTCGTCGTTCCCGTCGGGGTAGATGATCCACTCGGGATCTTCGTCGACGACCGTTTCCGGGCTGATCTGCTGGTAGCCGTCGATCCCCGCTCCCTCGGCGACGTTCTCGACGCCAGCGGTCTCGAGGGCTTCGTGAATGAACGTCCCGGAACCGGCGGTCCAGCCGTCGTCGCCGGTCATCGCGTAGTAGGCAAGCGGCCGATCCACGTCCTCGAGGGCGGTCTCGACGATCTCGAGTTGGTCGTCCATCCAGTCTGCGGTCTCCTGGGCCCCGTCACACTCGCCCGTGAGTTCGCCGGTCAGGAGGACGGTCTCCCGAACGTCCTCGATCGAGTCGGCAGCGTCGAAGTGATAAACGGTGAGCCCCGCCTCACGGAGCGTCTCGACGTCCTCGTCGGCCGTGATGTTCGCTGCCAGAACGACGTCCGGCTCGAGAGCGATCACCTGTTCGTGGTTGATCGCCCACCCATCGCTGACGTCGGCATAGTTCTCGCGATCGAGGCCGCTCGTCGCGTCGGTGTGGGGCAGTCCGACGAGGCGGTCTTCGGCACCGATCTCGAAGACGGTCTGGGCGTCACTCGCCTGGAGAGCGACGACCGACTCGGGCGGTTCCTCGAGGACGATCTCTTCGCCTGTCGCATCGGTCACCGTCAGCGGATATTCACACTCCACTGCCTGTGTGGTTCCAGCAGCAACCGTCGCCGGAGAGAATGCGGAGACGGCCACCAGCGTCGCAATCAGAACGATTTGTAACGTTCGCATCGTCCGACTCTCGGACACACTCCAACAAATATTTGACTAAAGCAAGCGAGGTTGTCAACGAATGGAGTCGCCTGGCCGAATCGTCTCGTGGACTGGAGGGCTTACCGTCCTCCTCGTGGTCGTCGCCGTCGGGAGCGCAGCGATCGGTCCGGTCAGGATCGATCCGGTGACGGTCGCGCTCGCCGCACTCAACGCCCTCGTCGTCCCGTCGGGGGTCACCGCCGGCACGACGACGATTCCCGTGCTCGGTTGGGGAGTTCCCGTTCCGGGCTTCGAGTACACCTCCGTCTTCGCATTCGACGTTCCCGACACTCACCAGATTATCGTGGGCGACGTCCGACTCCCACGGATCGCGCTCGCGGCGACGGTCGGCTTCTCGCTGGCTGCCGCCGGAACCGTGATGCAGGGCTTTTTCCGCAATCCGCTCGCCGACCCGTCGATCATCGGCGTCTCGGCCGGTGCAGCGGCCGGAGCCGTCGCCGCGATCGCCTTCCCCATGCTCGTTCCCTTCGGGAGTCTCCACCTCTCGGCGTTCGTCGGCGCGATCGCGACCGCCTTTCTGGTCTACGCCATCGCGACCGAGGGCGGCCGCACGCCGGTCGCCACGCTCTTGCTCGCCGGCGTCGCCATCCAGGCGTTTCTCGGCGCGATGATCTCCTACATGCTCGTTCACAGCGGCGACAGCTTGCGCCAGGCCGTCGTCTGGATGATGGGACACCTCAGCAACACCACCTGGAGTGACGTCGGCTTCGCACTGCCCGTCACGCTCCTGGGCGTGGCCGTCCTCGGGGCGTACACCCGCGAGTTGAACGTCCTCTTGCTCGGCGAGGAGGACGCCCACCACCTCGGCGTCGAGGTCGAACGGACGAAGCTACTCTTGCTCGCCGTCGCCAGCGTCGTCACCGCCGCGGGGGTCGCTGTCGCGGGCGTCATCGGCTTCGTCGGCCTCGTGGTCCCGCACATGATGCGCCTGATCGTCGGCCCCGACCACCGCATCCTGCTTCCGACCAGCGCCCTCGCCGGCGCCTCGTTCCTCGTCGCCACCGACACCGTCGCTCGCGCCGGTCCCGCCGAGGTCCCCGTCGGCATCGTCACCGCTGCACTCGGCGCACCGTTTTTCCTCTACCTGCTCACACGCCGGGAGGTGCATTCGCTGTGATCGACGTCGACTCCATCTCGGTGTCCTACGGCGACGTCTCCGTCCTCCGGGACGTCTCCTTCGACGTCGACCGGGGCGAATTCGTCGGCCTCGTCGGCCCGAACGGGGCCGGGAAGACCACGCTCTTGCGGACCATAAGCGGCGTGCTGACGCCGGATTCGGGAACCGTCGACGTCGACGGCGTCGGCGTCGACGGACTCTCCTCGAGGGCCTCGAGCCGGCTCGTCTCGGTCGTTCCACAGGACACCCACCTCTCGTTTGCCTTCGACGTCCGGGACGTCGTCGAGATGGGCCGACACCCCCACCGTTCGCGCTTTGGCTCGCCGACGCCTGAGGACCGCGCCACCGTCGACCGCGCGCTCGAGCGAACCCGAACGGCCGAACTGGCCGACCGTTCGATCGACGCGGTCAGCGGCGGCGAACGCCAACGCGTGCTGCTCGCACGGACGATCGCCCAGGACACCCCGGTCGTCTTGCTCGACGAACCCACGGCGAGCCTCGACGTCAACCACCAGGTCGAGACGCTCGACCTCGTCCGTGAGCTCACCGACGACGGAAAAACCGCCGTCGCCGCCATCCACGACCTGGACCTCGCCGCCCGGTACTGCGATCGCCTCGTCGTCCTGGCCGACGGCGTCGTCTGCGGGCAGGGTCCCGCCGAGGACGTCCTGTCCGCAGAAACTATTTCCCGGGCGTTCGACGCGACCGCAGCCGTGACGACCAACCCCTTTACCGGCACGCCGACGGTCACCGCGCTGTCGTCGCGCGCCAGCGACGAGCCCGTCCCCGGCCCCGTCCACGTTCTCGGGTCGGGGGAGACGGCCGCCACCGTCGTCGCCCGACTCGAGGCTGCCGGCGTCGACGTCTCCGTCGGCCCCGTCTCGCGCGGCGACGTCGCGGCGACGGTGGCGCGACGGCTCGCGGTCGACCGGCTCACCGTCGAACCGTTCGCGCCGCTCTCACGCGACGCGCTCGCGACGCTCGAGAATCGACTTTACGCGGCCGCCTGCGTCGTGCTGGCGGACCTCGAAGTCGGCGCCGGCAATCAGCTCGTCCTCGAGGCGCTCTCGACCGTCTCACCGACGCTCGTCGTCGTCGAGACCCGGCCGTTCGCGGAACGGAATCACGCCGGCGAGCGCGCCGAACGGCTGTACGACGAGCTTCGACAGGACGCCGTCGAGGCGACGCCAGCGGGGATACTCGACGGCGTCGCTCGAGCACTCGATGACGGCAACCGACGCATACCGCGCTCGCTCGAGGCAGACGACGACTGACTCCGGTCAGTCCCCGGTCTCGAACGAGGCGACCACGGTCTCGGTACCGTCTTCAGTCACGCCGATCACCATGATCGTGTCTCCAGGCGCATACTCACCGTCTTCGACACTGAGCGTATAACTGGAGCCAACGACGACCTCGAAGTCGTGGATCACGGTCGTATCGGTCCGGAGATACGCGTCCGCTGCGTTGGCGGCGGACGTCACGGTGACGGTCACTTCTTCGGCATCGGCCCTCTCATCGATGTCGACTGCTAGCTGAGCCTCAGGGGACGCCGTCGAACCCAGATCGAGCACGAACGCGCTAACGACCGCGAGCGCCGGAAACACGCCGACGAACAGGAGCATCGACGGATCGTCGAACGGATCGTCGACGTCGACTTCCTCCGGGTCGAACGTCAGCGAGAGGGTCAGCGTTCGGCCGTCTTCGGTGATCTCGAGCCTCTCGAGTTCGTCCTCGAGCGCCGGTTCGCTCATCACCAGCGTGTCGATCGCCGACTCGATCGCTTCGCCGTCTGCGTCCTCCTCGGTCTCGTACACCAACACGGCGTCGACTGACACGGCCCCCTCGTCGGTCACGTCGCTCGCAGAGCCGACCGCGCTCAGCCCGTCGAACAGCTCCTGAGCCATCGGGTCCTGTGGCTCCTCGAGTCCGAGCGCCGCCGCGTCGAATTCGATCCCGGTCACCGACAGCTCACCCTCGAGCCGGTCGAGGAGGTAGGCACCGTCCTCGCGACCGTCGGAGTACCCCGAACTCGCCGACTCGTACTCGTCGATCATCACCGTAACCGGCTCCGTCGAGCTGGCGTCGACGCCGCCGAAGAAGCCGAACACGACGGTATCGGCGCTCATCGCCATCCCACTGAGCTCGTCCTCGTCCTCGATCACGTACACCTCGTATCCGTCGTACTCCGTCGGCCCGATCAGTTCCTCGTCGCCCAGTTGCTCGTGTGCGAGTTCGTCGACGAGGGCGTCGACGTCGAACGTCCCGGTCATCGCGACGCTCATCCCGACCGCCTCATCCTCAGATTCCTGCGCTCCGAAGGCCAGCCCGGTCACCCGCTCGAGCGCTTCGACGCCCGTGAAGTCGTCGAACGCGTCGTCGAATTCGGGGAGTTCGTCCTCGACACTCGCCTCGAACAGCTCCGTCGCTCGTCGCACGTCGATGCTCGTGAACATCGTGAGTTCGGGCTCGAGAAACAGGCCGGGATCGTACAACCACGACGTGTAGTCGCGCTCCTCGTCAGCGCCTCCCGCGTCGTCGCTCTCTGCCACGGACCCGCCGTCCACACATCCCGAGAGTCCGGCGAGTGCGAGCACACTCGATCCTGCAGTGGCCCGGCGAAGAAATCGTCGTCTAGATTGCATACACGAAATTCTTGTTTCGTAACAAAATACGTTTCGTCTCGGCTTCGGCGAGTCGGCAAGCAGTGATCCACCTCGAGATGGTGTCGGTCAGTTATTCGGCCGAACTGACGGCTGAGACCGTCCATCGTGACCCCCAATACGTCGAGCGACGAGGGGGTCGTTGACGTCGTTGAGTTGCGAACGACACGAAACGTGCACGGGATAGATACACTGCTATTAGGGTTGTACGAAAGCCTTCGCCAGTATATCAGAAATCAATGAGAAGGTCGTGCGCTGAATTGTAGCCGATCCGATGTTGAACCAATTACGCCCCTTCACCGTGAGCTCGAATTCGGTATTAACACGCTGTATTCGAACCGCTACCTATCCAGCTACGCATAATCGAAGTCCGCTACATCTTGCGCAAGCTTCTCAAAAACCAAGATAGCCGTAGCTGATCAGACATGGATACGAATACACTAATAATTAACTGTAATCCTATATTTTGTGTAGCTGAAACGCAATGGAACCGATTACACTCCGTCTCCAGCCGGACTTACTAGACGATCTGGATGATGAGGCTGACGAAGCGGGATTTAGTAGCCGGTCAGAATACATTCGCCACCTGTTGATGAATCGGCCTTCTATCTCACAGGGAGTAACAACCGGCATCGATACGGCTACATCCGATACCGAAACTGTGGATACGCTCGTAGTTCAAGTTGAGGAGCTTACTGAACACGTGACTGGGCTTGAGGAGCGGATCACTGACCTCGAGGACGACGTCGACGATGACTCTTCACCGGCGGATCTGATAGGAAAGTATCGGAAGCACCAATACGGTCACTCAACAAGAAGATTCCTCACAAGAGTCAACAACAGCTGATGGGTCGCCTGGCAGTGGCCAGATGGATAGCACCCCTCCCGTTGAAGATTTCATGGATCCAGATAAGGAGTGCTCCTTGCACTCGGAACGTGGCTACAGGGGGGGATGGACTACAGAGTAAAGAGGCTCGACTCCTCATGCTTGATGCTGCGACGGTTCTCAATAGGGAAGAACCGCTCACTGCTAGCAAGTTGAGAGAGTTCCTTTTCGATCGTTATCCAGACTAGCGATAGTGCACCAATAATGTTCAATTATAATCAATCCAGCCCTGGCCCATCAGATAAGTTATGTTCGTCCAAGATGTTCTCCCAAATGATTCCACGGGCATTCCCCCAAGAGGTCGCACCTCGATGAATCCCAGCCATATAGATGTCGCCGCTGCCAGTCTGACCATCAATATAGAAATGTGGTCCGCCTGAATCACCGTCATCCCGAGGTGCAGTTGTGGTAAAGTAATCATTTGACACAGATACATTATTCAATTCACCTGATGAGAACCCAGTAGTTATCCCTTGCTTC
This portion of the Natronobeatus ordinarius genome encodes:
- a CDS encoding PH domain-containing protein, producing MNRLHPLTAVMMALNRGVSGAFLAFVLVTVLAAVFDLVSGGWTVVAAPLGFALGAAYGITYYSRFEYELTADTFDLASGVFSRRDREIPYHRVQNVDVRQGVVFRLFGLAVVNVETAGGGATEAVLNFVSEDEADRLQREIRRRTAESKARRRNARQAATGAQDETDEAPADVDAEETTLEDADADRIDEADLEGVDAETTDTEADTVSADTDFEAVDVDSEAADEFGEVEWDEGPDDGRLAERADEAAVDDFVAEYRPKLLFRLDSRELLLYSLASFRLAAAAGVVFIAFLAAETALEFLLTVSEPVGGPADLATATPRNYVILSLVSFVHLVVFTYLLGAGYTFVSYYGFRLGRAGDDLVYERGLLQNYSGSIPVEKVQSVTVTDNPIQRLIGYAGLWVETAGYGPDSSGGSQSAVPLAKRGRVYGFAERFTDLEKPSFHRPTTVARRRYLVRYSLVAGAVVLVAYGITLATPLEAWYYATVVFLAVPVAAHLRWVHLGYYVGTDHLVIRSGFWRRQTTVIPYYRVQTINNRRSIFQRRLGLASLVVDTASSQTFFRGTPTIYDVNLEVAREVHDESREKLQVAIQERSGPDAGDGTIEFV
- a CDS encoding PH domain-containing protein; amino-acid sequence: MESLNPRIRVLWIAQAALGAIVLGVVLAGVDGQLYSLPIALPLGAGALVLLLGVTYAVRLYQKWRFELQEDSLYLERGVITFVETSVPFVRVQHVDTRFGPIERALGLSSVVVYTAGSRNADVRIPGLTPDRARKLQDTLRDLAVESEGGDAV
- a CDS encoding BolA family protein, coding for MTPEDVERLIEAELEDAEATVTRARDKHDDDHLAATVVSPAFEGLTLVSQHQLVYDALGEHMTTDIHALELSTYTPEEYEEY
- a CDS encoding DUF7523 family protein, which translates into the protein MSLAAETRRAVEEHPFLVVALRAGVVNYTAAARFLEVDGEVDGEVDAVATALRRYAEELPDYETGAADARVSMQSGIEPVDELEDALLVVGGTAFGPGDGSRTAIVATGAVDASALAATIQALELEGTDVLAAGVGTEAMVVVVDRLDGATAVRAVERALEGVPRLARD
- the cysS gene encoding cysteine--tRNA ligase, whose amino-acid sequence is MTLHVTNTLTGEKEPFEPQDPDDVLLYYCGLTVSDPPHLGHARSWVHVDVMHRWLEHLGYGVRHVENFTDVNEKIVARVGQDDLGESEAEVARTYVRETLAAMRSLNLLRATVYPRVSEHVPEIIELIETLVESGYAYESNGSVYFDVTRFSEYGKLSNQDLEEIESQGDPDERSEKRHPADFALWKAGGVDPEAVREHAKGAVWERPPEGQTWDSPWGAGRPGWHIECSAMSMTHLGETLDVHVGGRDLVFPHHENEIAQSEAATGQPFATYWLHCELFQMDEEKMSSSLGNFVTVADAVEGWGANVLRTFLTAGSYNSQQLYSDETIAEAKERWERLERAHERATAAIDSPDAGTKVEAAALRETVETARESFTDAMNDDFNTREAQSALLEVAAAVNRHVDAEEYDYRGLRRAVETLEELGWVLGLAFDGDSTGQADLAGDVVDLVLEIREDERTAGNYERADALRDELEALGVEVQDTDEGPTYRLPSDG
- a CDS encoding presenilin family intramembrane aspartyl protease PSH, which codes for MNDRSRILAAVFLTVCLFLGVQLGALALVEPFQEADYQAVEDPQDPTNSLLYLLIILVATGFMLAAFRYDAQWLIRGLIIGVSVMLAWFVFGEVIPPVVSYAGVNLLAVVASLAVGAGLLVYPEWYVIDLAGVLIGAGAAGLFGISFGLFPAILLLAALAVYDAISVYKTKHMLTLAGGVMDLRIPVVLVVPTTLSYTHLDPESTEGIVEERTTSSAGDGSHRESAGAGDLEDEHTPGDRGHDADDLDEPSKEHGDRERDALFIGLGDAVIPTILVASAASFVDVPAIDVPMIALNLPALGAMVGTIAGLLVLMYMVLQGRAHAGLPLLNGGAIGGYLLGALASGIPLVAALGL
- a CDS encoding H/ACA ribonucleoprotein complex subunit GAR1, whose translation is MYRVGQVVRVAQGLAILRAAGDDPASIGTMVLDDSLAEVGRVVDVFGPVERPYLAVTPNDDVHLPALVGETLYAR
- the srp19 gene encoding signal recognition particle subunit SRP19, producing MVENVIWPAYLDVDCSRAEGRRVPEELAVEEPTVDEIAKAVQQIGYDVTIERDKAYSREPWRERGRVVVRGAHDSTKNDLVQAVAAYVLAMRE